In the genome of Luteitalea pratensis, the window GGTACCGGGTGCCGGCTACTGGATGAGGGGGGCCATGAACCGGGAATCGGCAGCCGCGAATCCGGAGTGGTGACACCTGCAACGACCGCGGGCACGCGACGGGGCGAGGTCGAAGGCCCCCTGGTGCTGCGGACACACATGTTGATGTCGGGGTCGTGGCACATCTACCGTGCGGGTGAGGCCTGGCACCGTTCGCCGTCGGCGGCGCGGGTGGTGGTCGGGACGGCGGCGTTCGTGGCCGTCGGCTTCGCGGTGCCCGTCGCGGAGTTCGTGCCGGCGAGCGCTCTCGAGCAAGACGAGACCATCGGCAGGCTCGGGCCGGACCTGCTGTCGCCGGACTTCGATGCTGGCGAGGCGATGGCCCGGTTGGCGGCAAGCGGGCGGCCGACCGTCGCCGAGGCACTCCTCGAGCAACGATCCGTGGCCGGCATCGGCAATGTGTTCAAGAGCGAGTTGCTGTTCCTGGCGCGCCTCTGGCCGTTCGTGCCGCCTGCCGAGGTCACCGAGGCGCAATGGGCCCGCATGATGCGCGACGCCCATGTGCTGCTGAAGGCCAACGTGATCGATCCCGCCGAGGCCGGCGTGCTCACATGGCGAGGGGCGCGCCGCACCACGGGACGATCGAATCCGACGCAACGCTTGTACGTGTATGGCAGGCACGGTCGCCCATGTCGCCGCTGCGGTACTGCAATCCTCGTGCGCCACCACGGCGAACACAACCGCTCGACGTACTGGTGCCCTGCGTGCCAGGCGGCGCCGCTGAACGGTCAGCCCGGACCGTGAACCGCGGGAACCTTGCATGTTTGTGCTACTTGTGACACATGCGGGCGTGCGAGAAGCCCGGCAGGATCTGACGAGCCTGCTGGAGGATGTCGGCAAGGGCCGCGAAGTGACGATCACGGATCGTGGACGACCCGTGGCGCGGCTGGTGCCGGTCTCCGTGCGACAGCCCTTCCCTGACCTGGCCAGGGTGCGGACGGCGACTCGCGGCCGCCAGGTGTGTCTGGCCGATGCAGTACTCGGGGACCGTGAGGACCGGGTGTGAGCGTGCCCGTGCCGGTGGATTCGTGGGTGTGGCCCGTCTATCTCGACACCAGTGCCTTCGTGAAGCTGTTGGTCGACGAGACTGAGAGCGACGCGTTGAACGCCGAACTCTCGGCCGTCGGCGAAGTGGTGCTGTCGGACCTCGCGATGACCGAGCTCGCCTCGGCCCTGGCCAGGCGGGCACGCGAGAGCCTGCTCGCCAGCGCGGAGGCCAAGCGGCTGTACGGCCATGCGGAGCGCGTGGTTTCGTCCTGCCGCGTCGTCGAATGCACGCCGCCCGTGCAACGGCGTGCCGCACGCCTGCTCCTCACATCCAGGCACGTCTCACTGCGGACGCTGGACGCCATCCATCTCGCGCTGGCCATCGAGGCCGATGTGTCCACGCTGGTGACCTACGACCCCCGCCTGCGTGAGGCCGCCGCGGCGCAGGGGCTGTTCACCGCACCTGCGTGACCTGAGGTTCAGGATCGAAGGACCTGGTGGAAGACGTCGATGGCGCGGGTCATCTCGTCCGGAGTGCCGAACGAGATGCGGGCCTGCGTCGCGAGTGGCGGAAACGGTCGCCCGACGAGCACGCCGTGCGCTCGACATGCGACGCCGAAGTCGCGGACATCGCGTCGCACGTCCACCATCACGAAGTTGGCTTGCGATGGCACTGGCGGATAGCCGAGGTCGGTCATTGCCTTCGTGAGGCGCGTCCGTGCCTCGCGGTTCAACACCTGCTGCCGCCGGAAGTACTCGATGTTGTCGAGCGAGGCCATCGCCGCGGCCGCCGACGCACAGGCCACCACCCCGCCGCCCGCGCAGAGACGAAGGCGATCGAGCGTTTCGGGGTGCGCCACGGCGTATCCGATGCGCATGCCCGCGAGGCCGTGAATCTTCGAGAACGTCCTGACCACGACGAGGTTGCGGCGCTCGGTGGCAAGCATCGCTACCGACCCGTATGACGGATCGTCTGCGCAGTCGAAGTAGGCCTCGTCGATCATCACGACAGTCTCGGGCGACATCGCCGCGAGCTTGTCGATGAACTCGACGATCGCGGTCTTCGCGTGGAAGGTGCCCGTCGGGTTGTCGGGGTTGCACACGTAGACGAGGCCGGCCCCCTTGCCCTGCTCCGCCATGCGGTCGAGATCGTTGGACAGCGCGGCGGTCAGCGGCACGAGCCGCAAGGGCAGTCGGAGCGATTCCGCCACGCGCACGGGTGTCTCGAAGGTCGGCGTCGCGGCGACCAGCGGCTTGTCCGCCGTGACATACGCGAGGACGGCCGCACGAAGCAGGTCGCCCGATCCCGCCGACACCAGCAGCGAACCGCCCGAAACGCTCAGCATGGACGCGAGGCGTCCGGTCAGCAGTTGCGGCAGACGTGTGTACCGATTGCCGTCGTCGTGGAGCGCACGCTCGACCGCCGTCACCACGTGCGGCCCCGGACCGTACGGGTTTTCGTTGCTGCCAAGCCGGACCATGCCGGGCGGAATCTCGGGGCGATCCTGTCCTGCCGCGTGCGCGGCCACGAGATCCTCGAAGCCGCGCGCCGCCAGCATCGTTCCCGTCACGGTGCCGGCGGTGGCCTGTCCGATCCGCCGTACGAATCCTCGTCGCGTGAGTGCCATCGTTCCCCCGCTGTCCTAGACGCGCGCCGTGGTTGCACCGCCTCGTGCCGACGCCGGCACGCACGCAAAGATGACGAGCGCGGCGTGCCCCTCACGGGCGTCACCCAGGATCGCTCGCGACATTCGCGCCTCCGATCACGCTCCGCGCGCCAAGGTACATCAGCAGGCCGACCGGGCCGATCAGCAGCGTCAGCACGAGAATCGGGGACACCCCCCACGCCGAGTAGCTGCGGCTGCGGCTGTCCAGGTAGATCCAGCGCCCGACGAACAGGTCGAACGCCACGAGGTGCGCCCACGCCAGCGTCGTCCCCGTCGGCGTGCCGAGCAGCGACATGATCCGGGCCTGCACCGGGTTGATCACCTCGGGGAGGACCATGGTCGCGACCGGCACCAGCGTGACCAGGTACAGGAGCGCGGGCGGCGCGACGACCCAGGGCGACGCCATGATTCGTCGTGTCATGCCCCAGGTCGGTACGAGCACCATCAATATCCAGAACGGAAGGACCAGCAGGTTGCTGAGCTCGAACACCGTCATGCGTCCGCCTTGCGAAACCGGATAGTGCCTCCGATGAGGGGCTAGTATCCTCCGATTCATGGTCACCACGGCCCCTGCCCCTGCCAGTCCTCGAGACGACGCCGCGTGGAACGCCGTGCAGAATCGCGATGCGTCCCTCGCGGGCCGCTTCGTGTTCGGCGTCACCACCACCGGCATCTACTGCCGGCCCGGATGCCCGTCTCCGCGACCCCGTCGCGACAACGTCCGGTTCTTCGCGACGACGGCCGCGGCGCGGACAGCGGGCTTTCGGGCGTGCCGACGCTGTCATCCTGACGACGTGAATGACGCCTCGCGGAACGCCACGGGCAACGAAGCCACGGCGCGCCTGCGCGACACGGACCTGCGACTGCTCGTGAGCCACATCGACGCGGCGCTGGCCGACGGTGGACGTCCGTCCGTGGCCTCGCTGGCCGCCGCGGTTGGCCTCGCTCCTGTCGTCTTTCGGCAGCGCCTCGAGGCGACCCTCGGGATCGGGCCGCGAGCCCTGCTGTCGGGCCGGCAACTCGCCAGGCTGCGTGAGCGACTGCTGGCCGGAGACGACGTCACCGATGCGCTCTACTCTGCCGGCTACGGTTCCTCCTCGCGACTCTACGAGCGCGCCCAGGAAGGACTTGGCATGACCCCGGGCGCCTACCGCAGGGGCGGTGCCGGCGTCGCCATCGGCTGGACGACGGCGCCGAGCCCGCTCGGACTGCTGCTCGTGGCGACGACCATCCACGGCGTGTGCGCGGTCTACCTCGGCGACTCCGAGGCCACCCTCCGCGACGCACTCGAGGCCGAATTCCCGCGCGCCACGATCACGCGCGGCGTGAACCGCAACGAGTGGGTCGCGGCGGCTGTGGCCGTCGCCAGTGGACAGGCACTTGAAGACGTACCGCTCGACCTGCAGGGCACGGCGTTCCAGCAGCGCGTCTGGCTGGCGTTGCGGGCCATCCCCCGTGGCGAGACCCGCACCTATGCGCAACTGGCGGCGATGATCGGGCAGCCGACGGCCGTGCGCGCGGCCGCACGCGCGTGCGCCACCAACAAGGTCTCCCTGTTGGTGCCCTGCCATCGTGTCGTCGGCAGCGATGCGTCATTGACAGGTTACCGGTGGGGCGTCGAGCGGAAGCGGCGCCTCCTGGACCTCGAGCGCGGCCAAAACAGGCTGTAGCCTGCAGCCTGCAGGCTACGGACGGAGGCTGCAGGCCTCTACCTGATGAGCGCCCTTGCCTCGGCGTCGGCCGACGCCCAGAGTGCCCTCGCCTGCGCGAGCGTCTCCTCGGCCTCGCGTGCGAAGCCGAGCCGGCGATAGGCATCGGCAAGGCCGATTCGGCTCTGAACGCGGCGGGGCCATTCGACGAGCAGGACGCGGTAGCGTTCGCTGGCGGCGGCGTACCTGTCGGTGACTCGCAGCAGGTCGGCTTCGAGTTCCCCGGCGAGGACGACCGGCGCGCGCAGCTCGCCGCCGGCCAGCAGGCGCATCTCGAGATCGTGGGCCGCCTCGAGCAACAACTGCATCTCGTCACGTTCGTACTGGGCGCCGGCGATGGCGCCCTGGACCAGCAGGCGAGCCAGTTCCGCTTCGCTACGCGGACCCATGCTCCGCGCCAGCCGCTCGAGTCGCACGAGTTCGGCTCGGGCGCGCTGTTGCAGGGCAGGGTCCTGCCGGGCCCACGATGCGCGCGCCGCCGCCACGCCTCGGACGAGCGGCCCGGCCCACGGCAGCACGTCCTCCTGCGGAATCACCGCGTCGATCAATGCTGTCCATTGGCCGACATCCACGTGTCGGGTCGCTTCGAGCCGCACGACCAGCGCCTGCCAGGCACGGCGGTCGGTGTCTCGCAAGAGCGCGCCCGCCTGCCGCGCCCGCGCCAGCCGTTCCGCCGCGTCGCGCCAGCGACCTCCGTCGAGGTCTCCTCGCACGCAGCGGACCAGGGTCAATCGGGCGGTGGCAAGGACAGCCTCGGGCGTGATCTGCGGCTCGGCCGAGGGCGCCGCGCACGCGGCGGCCACGACGGATGGCTGCCAGGTCGAACCGGGTGCGAACGCGAGACCGGCCACGACCAGGCTGCGGAGGACCTGACTGGCCATCAGCTGACGGCGGTCGCCGAGATCTGCACGCGCGCGTCGTGCGGCAGGAGTCCGCAGATGAGCGTCGTGCCCGCGGGCAACGGTTGCAGCATGCTTTCCCGGATGGCTCGGCGTGCCGTCGCCGCATGCGCCGCGTCGCTCACCTGCAACGTGATGTCGGCGACGTCGGCCCATGCGAGACCGGCTTGCCGCAGCGAGTTGAGAAGCCGGCCGGTTGCCGTACGGGCGTGCGCATCGATGGCGGCCGGGGCGTAGTCGCCGTCGGTCGCGGACAAGAAGAGGTGGGACCCGCCACGCATCAACGGGGATGCGATCGCATCGTCGGGGATCGCCGCGTCGGGAAACCCGAGGGCACGCTTACCGGCCATGGCCACGAACGTCATCTCGACGAGGTACGCCGGATTCATGAGGGCCGCGACCACGATCGATCGGGCCGGCCGCGGCGGTGGCATGTGCCGCCGGTAGTACTCTTCGGCCGCCGGCGCGTGCGCAGGGTCGGTCAGGTAGACGCGCGCCGAGACGACGTCGGCCAGCGAGAGGCCGGCGGCACCGAGGACGTCCGTGGCGTTACAGAAGATCGACGCGATCTGCGTCTCGAGATCGCCGGTGACCACGGCATTGGTGCGTCCGTCGCGAGGCACGAGTCCCGCCAGGAAGACCAGATCGCCCGAACGGGCGGCATAGCTGTAGGGGTTCGGCGACACCGGCCAGCCGGCTGGGTGCAGCACCTCGCGCGGTGCACCAGCCGCCGCTGCGACAGCGCTCATCTGGACCAGCGCGCCCGACGACTCGGGCGGCGCGACGACTGTCGTGCGAACGGGCGGAGCGGACGGAAAAAACCGCGCATACGCCGCATTCATGGCGGCAAAGTCCGCGGCATGGCGGACCTGCACGTGGATCGAGAGCGCACGCGTCAGCGAACTGCCGTACTCCAGCAGCGTGAGATCGAGCCGGCGAAGGACGTCGGTGACCTGCCCTGGCACGGGCTCGGCAAGCGCCGCCTGGCCCGCCGAGACGCCCGATACGTATACCAGACCTCCGGCCGTCGTCGCGGGCGCAAAGGCGTCCATGGCGGCGATTATGACCCGGCAGGGTGGTAAGGTTGGGCCATGACCTTACCAGCGGGGCTCTACGCCCACTTCAATACCAGTGAGGGCGCCTTCGTCGCCAGGCTGTTCGAGGAAGAGGCGCCCAAGACGGTAGCGACCTTCGCGGGCCTCGCCGACGGCAGTATCGAATGGCAGGATCCGGTCTCTCGGCAGACCATCCATCGGCCGTTCTACGACGGGTTGATTTTCCACCGTGTGATCGACGGCTTCGTCATCCAGGGCGGCTGCCCGATGGGCAACGGCATGGGCGGCCCCGGCTTCAAGTTCGAGGACGAGTTCCACCCGTCCCGCCGCCACAGCAAGGCAGGCATCCTGTCGATGGCCAACGCCGGCCCCGGGACCAACGGCAGCCAGTTCTTCGTCACCCTCGGGCCGACGCCGCACCTCGACGACCGGCACTCGGTCTTCGGTGAGGTCGTATCCGGGATGGACGTCGTCTCGCGCATCGGCCATGTCCCCACCGGCCGAGGTGATCGTCCGGTGAAGGACGTCGTCATTCAATCGCTCAAGATCGAGCGGGTCCCCGCCACAACCTAGGCGGGCAGGCACGTTGCCCTGCATCAGTAATGCTCGAATGCTGGAATGCTGCAATGCTGCAATGTCGAGAGCGTCACGGTTTTCGACATTCCGGCATTCCCGGCATTCCGGCATTGGTCAATGGCTGCAATGTCGAGAGCGTGATGGCTTTCGACATTCCGGCATTCCCGGCATTCCGGCATTTCTCAATGCACCACCTCAGCCCAACACTTCCTTCACCCTGGCGACCAGGCGATCCGGGGCGAAGGGTTTCTGCAGGAACGGGCGGCCCGTATCGATGATGTCGCGCTGCACGACGGCATGGTCGGCGTAGCCGGACATGAACAGCACGCGCAGATGCGGCCGCTCGGCCATTACCCGCTGCGCCAGTTCCAACCCGTTCAATCCCGGCATCACCACGTCGGTCAGCAGCAGGTCGATCACCCCGCCGTGCTGTGACGTGAGCAGCAGCGCCTCCTCGGCGTCCTGCGCCGAGAGCACGACCATCGCCTCCGATTCGAGCACGCGGCGCACGAGTCGCAGCACGGACGCCTCGTCTTCCACCACCAGCACTACCGCGGGGCCGACACGCTCGCGTACCGCCGGAGTCACCGACACCAGCGAGGTCGGACCCTCGCTCACCGCGTCGGTGTACGCCGGCAGGATGATGTCCACACGCGCGCCTGCACCAGGCACACTCTCCAATGTGACAGCGCCGCCGGTCTGTCGCACGATGCCGTACACGGTCGGCAGGCCGAGTCCCTGCGCGAGCGGCCTGGTCGTGAAGAACGGATCGAATGCGCTCGCGCGCGTCGCGTCATCCATGCCCGTGCCGGTATCCCACACGGTCACCGTCACCACCGGACCGCTGCGCATGTCGAGCGTGCGGGCCCGGTCGATGTCCAAGTGCCCTTGACGGACGTCGACGCCAAGCGTCCCACCGTCTGGCATGGCGTCGCGGGCGTTGGCCGCGAGGCTGAAGATCGCCTGCTCGATCTGGCCCGGGTCGGCAAACACCTCCAACGGCTCGTCGGGAACGCTGATGTCGACTTTCACCTGTTCGCCCATCAGCCGCGACAGCATCTTCGGCATCTCGCCGATCATCAGGCCGACGTCGACGACCTCGGGCTGCATGATCTGGCGGCGGCTGAAGGCCAGCAACTGCCGCGTGAGCGATGACGCACGAATCGCCGCGTTGCGAATCTCGTGAAGGTCGAAGCGTCGGGGGTCGCCGTGGTCGAACTGCGTGTCGAGCAGGTCGCAGTAGCCGACGACGGCCGTCAGCAGGTTGTTGAAGTCGTGCGCGATCCCGCCTGCCAGCCGCCCGACGGTGTTCAGGCGCTGCGCCTGTCGCACCGACTCCTCCAGCTTGCGCTGGTGAGTCGCGTCCCTGAACCGCCACAGGTGCGCGAGCACGTTGCCGCCGATCGCGATCGGCGAGTGATCCCACTCGAGCGTGCGACCGTCGGTGGTGGCCAGCGTCTCGTGCGAACTCGCGACGCGGGTCGTGCGTCGCGCAGTGACGCGCGCCGACAGTGCCTCGGGATCTTCGAATGCCGACAACACCGGCGCCCACGCCGTGGCGCCCGGTCCTTCCAGCAGCGGCGAGAGGCGTCCGGCCGCGCCGAACAACGCCAGCCAGGCCTCGTTGACCACGGCCAGGGTGCCGTCAGCCGTCTCGAGACATGCCGCTTCCTGCAGGTGCTCGATGACCGGGATGAACGGCGCGAGAGAGGACGAAGGTGAACCGATCCACATGACGTTTTTTCAGCTCGTGCACGCCCATTGCCGCGACAGACGCTCGACGCGGGTGAGCAGGGTTTCGTGCAGCAGGACGTTGACGATGAGGAGCACGGTTACGCCGAGGAAGATGCGTCCCGTCGTGGCGTACAGGTACGGTCGCCAGAGCGGAATCGTCGTGATGATCGCCATCGTCGGCACCATCAGCGCGAGCAGCGCCAGTGAACGGGTGCCCTGGCGCGTCGGCTGCGAGAACGGCAGCGACGGATTGACGAGAAGATCGGCGGTCAGCAGCGCATGCGAGAGCAGGCCGATGACCAGGCCGAGCGTCAGCAACTCGAGCGGCGGGCGGGGATACAGCCACCCGAGCAGCGTCATCACCAGAAGGAGATACGGGACCAGGAAGTGTGAGACGACCGTGTTCTTCAGCCCGATGACGATCTCGTCGAAGGGCATCGGCGCTGCATGGAAGACCCACGATGCGCGCCACGACTCGCTGTAGACGAGGAACTGCCGCAGCATCACCGGGAAGAAGAGGACCGCGTAGTAGACCAGCAGTGGTTCACGCCGCATGACCTCCGGCCCGCCCTCATCGTTGAATCCCGCGAGCAGGTAGATGACGGTCAGGGGCAGGATCCCGAGGACACCGAGCCTGAACTTCTGATCGGTCCGGAACTGTGCACCCGCGAGCAGGCCGACCGCATGATGCGCCGGACCGAAGACCGGGTGCGGCACTGGTCGATGGCTCGTCGTGTCGCCAGGGCGGTCGACGAACATCGTCGACATGCGCTCGGCATAGGCGAGCGACAAACGACTGCGCACGAGCAGTCCGGTGACGACAAGCAGGAGCAGGGGCACGGCGGCCGCGATCCAGTCGGTGGCCGTGGCGCGCCGTTCGGCGATCTCGATCCACGCCGCGAACCAGGCCGCGGGGTTGACGTAGATCGCGGCGGCCTTCTCCAGGCGCACGGCGTCGATGGCGCGGGTGGTCCGCGAGAGCAGGAAGAACCCGCCGATGAAGACGAACGACAGCAGGAACTGCACGTAGCCGAGCGCGCGATGCAGCCGCCCGGCCGGGATCAATTGGACCAGGCCTAGGAACACGAGGATCACGACCAGTGGAACGAGCACGGCGCTCAGCGCCGCCGCCGCGACGCTGGCGATGGCCCCCGCGAGCGAGCCGCCCCCGTCCCTGAACAGGTACGCCACCGCCGGAAGCAGCGCGAAGGGTGCCGTCAGCAGCAGCGCAAAGCCGACCACCGAGGTCAGCCGCGCCACGAAGAAGGTGCGGCTGTCGATGGGACGCGGGGCGAGTTGCACATGGTCCTCCGGCGAGAGGACAACAGACGTGAAGTCGACGAGCAGCGCCAGGCCGAGTGTCACCAGCAACAGCGTGAAGTAGATCGTGCTCGAGGCGAACACGTTGGGCAGCACCGCGATGATGGCCGCGCAGAAGGCCCCGTACAGCAGCTGCGAGACCAGCGCCCCACCCAGGCTGCCGGCGGCCGCCCTCGCAATCCCGATGCCCGACCCCTTCATCTGGCGGAAGTCGGTGATGAACGAGGCCCAGACGAGCGCGCGCCATTGCACCGGGTCGACTCCCAGCAGGCGCGCGAGGACGACCGTCACGCTCGCCACTCCAGCGACGACAACACGCCGGCCGTGGCGTCCTGGACGCTGCGGGCGCCGGTGAGCACGGCGAAAGCCTGCTCCAGCGTCGGCCGATGCGTGCGCTGCGCGATGGCGTCGGGCGTGCCTTCGGCGATCGCCCTCCCCTTGTCGACGATGACGATGCGCGGGCACAGCCGCTCGACGACGTCGAGCAGGTGGGAGCAGAAGAGGATGGTGCGCCCCTGCGCCGCGAGGCCGCGAAGCAGTTCCTTGAACACCAGCATCGCGTTCGCGTCGAGGCCGTTGAGCGGTTCGTCGAAGATGATGACGTCGGGCGCGTGCAGCAACGCGGCCGCAATCAGCACCTTCTGTCGCATCCCCTTCGAAAACGTCACCATGCGTGCGCTGCGCACACTGTCGAGCTCGAACATGCGCAGCATTTCCTCGATCCGCGGCTGTACGACCCCGGGATCGAGGCGATAGAGCATCGAGATGAAGCGGAAGTACTCGTCGGGCGTGAGCGCGTCATACAGCGCCCCGGTTTCGGGCACGTAGCCGACGCGCCGCTTGACGTCGAGCGGATGCGACGCGATGTCGAAACCCGCCACCTCGACGTGGCCGCGCTGCAACGGCAGGAGCCCGGTCAAGATCTTGACCGTGGTGGACTTGCCGGCTCCATTCGGCCCCAGCAGACCGAGCACTTCCCCAACGCCCGCCTCGAACGAGAGCCCCTGGACCGCCGGCGTCTCGCCATAGGCGTGGTGGAGGTCGACGACACGGATCACTCTGAGAGTGTACCCGCCAAGGTGTATCGGGGCCGTACGCGTTCGGCTCCCTCGCCCTCGCCCGTCGGCCTGGTCGTCGGGCTTCGGCCTTGGGCTTGGGCCTTGGGCCTGCTGTCTAGAGCCGTGAGCGCTGAGCCGTCAACCACGAGCCCGGCAGGCCGCAGGCTGTAGGCTGCAGGCCGTAGGCGTTGAGCGGTAAGCGCCAGGCGTTGGCGTCTACGCGGTCTTCGCGCCCGGCATCACCGGCGGCGTCAGGAACTTCGTGTCGACAGCCATGCGCTTGAGCATGGCCTCGAAGCCGGCCTTGTCGACCGCCTTGACGTACGCCTCCTCCGGCGAGACGAGCTTGTTCTTGACCAGGTCGGAGAGCGCGTCGTTCAGCGTCTGCATGCCGAGGGCCTTGCCGACCTGCATCATCGACGGGATCTGGAACGTCTTGCCCTCACGAATCAGGTTGCTGATCGCAGTATTGACGACCAGCACCTCGAGCGCGGCGATGCGTCCGCCGCCCACCTTGCGGCACAGCGTCTGCGCGATCACGCCCTTGAGTGATTCGCTGAGCATCACGCGAATCTGGCTCTGCCGGTCGGCAGGGAACTGGTCGATGATCCGGTCCACCGTCGATGCCGCCGTGCTCGTGTGCAGTGTGCCGAACACCAGGTGCCCGGTCTCGGCCGTCTCGATGGCAATCGCGACCGTCTCGAGATCCCGCATCTCGCCGACCAGCACGATGTCGGGGTCCTCGCGCAGCGCTGCACGCAACGCGTCCTTGAACCCGTCGGTGTGCGTGTGCACCTCGCGCTGGTTGATCAGACACTGCTTGTTGTCGTGCACGAACTCGATCGGGTCCTCGATCGTGATCACGTGGTCGTGACGCACGCGATTGATGTAGTCGACCATCGCGCAGAGCGTCGTCGACTTGCCGGAGCCGGTCGGCCCCGTGACCAGCACCAGCCCCTTGCTGAGGTGACAGAGTTGCAGCAACTGCGGCGACAGGCCGAGTTCCTCGGACGTCAGGATCTTGCTCGGGATCACCCGGAACACCGCCCCCATGCCCTTGCGGTCCATGAAGATGTTGGCGCGGAAGCGAGCCAGACCGGGAATTTCGTAGGCGAAATCGGTGTCGTGCCGGCGCTCGAACTCGGTGCGGTTCTTCTCCGGCGTGATTGGCCCGAGCAGGCGTCGAATGTCCTCCGCGGTCAGGCGCGGCGCGGATTCCTCGACGGCGAGCATGCGTCCGTCCTTGCGGACCATCGGTGGCACGCTGACGCTCAGGTGCAGGTCCGAGGCGCCCGTCTGCACCATCAGGCGGAAGAGGCGGTTGATGGGCGGTTCCTGAACGATGGGCGTCGGCAATGCGGGTGAGGCCATGTCACCGACCAATCGGCACCCGCCCGCGCGCAGTGCAGTCGACGGAGGTCGGGAGTCGGGAACCGGGAGTCGGGAGTTCTGGCGAGGAGCGTATCAAGCTCGACGCTTACGTCCTCAGGCTGAGTGGCGAAGCGTGTGCGGCGTTCGGCGTTCAGCGTTCAACGTTCGTCGATGCGTGACTCGCAGCTATCGACCCGGGTTCGACGCAACCGCGCCTGACGGAACTACACTGGCGCCATGCGTCCACGCGCGTTTCCGACCGCAATTCTGGGCCTCCTGGCCGCTGTCACCTGCCTCTCCGCGGCGATCGACACACCGGCCCCGACGCTGGTGCCGGGCGCCCGCGTGCTGCTCGATGCCCACAACGCCTATCCCTACGAGGGCCGTTTTGGCGACCGCGTCGCCCGCGCCCTGGCCACGGGCGTGCCGGTGGCCATCGAGCAGGACCTGATCTGGCGAGCCGGAGCCAACGGCACGGGCGTGTCGGTCGTTGGCCACGACGTCGACAAGGTCGTGGATGCGCCGACGTTCGAGTCCTACTTCTTCGGCACGATCGCGCCGGTCATGGAGCAGGCGCTGAAGGAGAACCGCCGCGACCGATGGCCGCTGGTGGTGCTCAACCTCGACTTCAAGACCAACGAGCCGGCCCACCACGCACAAGTCCGGCAGGTGCTCGGGCGATACCAACGGTGGCTGACGAGCGCGCCGCGCACGGCGACGCCAGACCAGCCGTCGCCGATGACGGTCGGACCGCTCCTGGTCCTGACCGGATCCCATCAGAGCCAGCAGACGGATTTTCATGACCAGCTCGTGGTAGGCGATGCCCTCTGGCTGTTCGGTGCGTACGAAGCGCCGCCCCCGGCGGGTGCGACCGCCGAGGATCGGGCCCTGGCGCTGGCAGCCACGCCCGTGGAGACACTGCTTGCTCACCGCGCGACCAACTACCGCCGGTGGGCCAACTTCCCGTGGCACGTCATCGAGAAGGGCGGGCAGCCGCACGCGGGTCCCTGGGACGCCGCCGATCGGGCGCGACTCGATGCGCTCGTATCGCGCGCGCATGCGCAGGGTCTCTGGATTCGCTTCTA includes:
- a CDS encoding type IV pilus twitching motility protein PilT; the encoded protein is MASPALPTPIVQEPPINRLFRLMVQTGASDLHLSVSVPPMVRKDGRMLAVEESAPRLTAEDIRRLLGPITPEKNRTEFERRHDTDFAYEIPGLARFRANIFMDRKGMGAVFRVIPSKILTSEELGLSPQLLQLCHLSKGLVLVTGPTGSGKSTTLCAMVDYINRVRHDHVITIEDPIEFVHDNKQCLINQREVHTHTDGFKDALRAALREDPDIVLVGEMRDLETVAIAIETAETGHLVFGTLHTSTAASTVDRIIDQFPADRQSQIRVMLSESLKGVIAQTLCRKVGGGRIAALEVLVVNTAISNLIREGKTFQIPSMMQVGKALGMQTLNDALSDLVKNKLVSPEEAYVKAVDKAGFEAMLKRMAVDTKFLTPPVMPGAKTA
- a CDS encoding response regulator: MWIGSPSSSLAPFIPVIEHLQEAACLETADGTLAVVNEAWLALFGAAGRLSPLLEGPGATAWAPVLSAFEDPEALSARVTARRTTRVASSHETLATTDGRTLEWDHSPIAIGGNVLAHLWRFRDATHQRKLEESVRQAQRLNTVGRLAGGIAHDFNNLLTAVVGYCDLLDTQFDHGDPRRFDLHEIRNAAIRASSLTRQLLAFSRRQIMQPEVVDVGLMIGEMPKMLSRLMGEQVKVDISVPDEPLEVFADPGQIEQAIFSLAANARDAMPDGGTLGVDVRQGHLDIDRARTLDMRSGPVVTVTVWDTGTGMDDATRASAFDPFFTTRPLAQGLGLPTVYGIVRQTGGAVTLESVPGAGARVDIILPAYTDAVSEGPTSLVSVTPAVRERVGPAVVLVVEDEASVLRLVRRVLESEAMVVLSAQDAEEALLLTSQHGGVIDLLLTDVVMPGLNGLELAQRVMAERPHLRVLFMSGYADHAVVQRDIIDTGRPFLQKPFAPDRLVARVKEVLG
- a CDS encoding ABC transporter ATP-binding protein, whose amino-acid sequence is MIRVVDLHHAYGETPAVQGLSFEAGVGEVLGLLGPNGAGKSTTVKILTGLLPLQRGHVEVAGFDIASHPLDVKRRVGYVPETGALYDALTPDEYFRFISMLYRLDPGVVQPRIEEMLRMFELDSVRSARMVTFSKGMRQKVLIAAALLHAPDVIIFDEPLNGLDANAMLVFKELLRGLAAQGRTILFCSHLLDVVERLCPRIVIVDKGRAIAEGTPDAIAQRTHRPTLEQAFAVLTGARSVQDATAGVLSSLEWRA